A genomic segment from Colletotrichum higginsianum IMI 349063 chromosome 5, whole genome shotgun sequence encodes:
- a CDS encoding glycosyl hydrolase family 81, with protein sequence MGIIGLTLIQVFFCESALALFQQQHVRLHATHQDPATVGQLNIRSLLLDTRDLTCLTETANFTVTVRVTRGAQQTSAPIFDSTEAVSAITTSDPTGTVVILPSLTNKVPQTSGFIPSSLETSGKATSCPLLSNTIPVPTTLIDSTSPVTTVEPIPSAPMPSGDIFAEPIATVAPPGSIPVRNDHPVPRKGITSSSPLQTNKFYSNFFLGDQTAPTYTYPYGIAWGAGRGAAASFGMTISHIEANQRVFGPTKSSGAAAYFINPVGIQSMVISALELGPDTAVGVDSVTAFSATIHLKPNAQAVPAISFPLVQGMPFITARYAGATPVIRTGVFFKTVTRVTQDPKPGVAKFTFQLEDGKIWRLYAYATTGPQLNLQVVNNGLAQSTQPFYGVIQIAKDPGNGEALLDHAAGVYPTTVDLAGSVSGTTGSYTFKFAKSGHPEGNLVMYALPHHVASFDSTTRNAVQPVQILTPTKGTATAVLADQWTMVEAEMPVNMDFSPWSPERGSLTTLSDNARVVIRGIAAQEVSQDMMAQSDLDSMYFSGKALAKFALLIVVINDILQDPALAQSGLNRLKAAFARFAANQQRFPLVYESAWGGVVSSATYVTGNDGADFGNTQYNDHHFHYGYHILAAAAIAHLDPGWLNENKDYVNALVRDVANPSTKDAYFPTWRAFDWYHGHSWAHGLYASYDGKDQESSSEDMMHAYALKMWGDASGDVMLSMRSNLQLSIIARALQHYYLYKSDNAVQPPQFIGNKVAGILFENKIDHTTYFGANIEFIQGIHMIPLLAPSPLVRTPDFVREEWDVYFSGGRVDGIAGGWRGIIYGNLATIDGRTAWDFFNSSNFDPGWIDGGASLTWYLTYAALMGNV encoded by the exons ATGGGGATCATTGGGCTAACTCTGATACAGGTCTTCTTCTGCGAGAGCGCCCTCGCTCTATTTCAACAGCAACACGTCCGGCTTCATGCTACTCATCAGGACCCGGCAACTGTTGGCCAACTGAACATTCGGTCTTTGTTACTCGACACTCGTGATCTCACCTGTCTCACGGAGACGGCAAATTTCACTGTAACCGTCAGGGTCACAAGAGGAGCTCAGCAAACATCAGCGCCCATCTTTGACAGCACTGAGGCCGTTTCCGCCATCACTACTTCGGATCCCACCGGAACAGTAGTGATTCTGCCATCTTTGACTAACAAGGTGCCCCAAACGTCGGGTTTCATACCTAGTAGCCTGGAGACCTCTGGCAAGGCAACGTCGTGCCCTCTCCTATCAAACACCATTCCGGTCCCCACCACCTTGATTGACTCGACATCACCCGTAACAACAGTTGAACCAATTCCTTCCGCGCCAATGCCGTCCGGAGATATCTTCGCGGAGCCCATCGCCACGGTGGCGCCTCCTGGTTCTATTCCGGTGCGCAACGACCATCCCGTCCCGAGGAAGGGTATtacgtcgagctcgccgctTCAGACCAACAAATTTTACTCCAACTTCTTCCTGGGAGACCAGACAGCGCCGACGTACACCTACCCTTACGGCATAGCATGGGGGGCAGGGCGGGGGGCTGCTGCCAGCTTCGGCATGACTATTTCCCACATCGAGGCGAACCAGCGTGTCTTTGGGCCGACCAAATCTTCAGGCGCTGCGGCCTATTTCATTAACCCGGTAGGTATTCAGTCCATGGTCATAAGTGCCCTGGAGCTTGGTCCAGACACCGCCGTGGGAGTCGACAGCGTCACGGCCTTCTCTGCAACAATTCACTTGAAGCCAAACGCCCAAGCTGTGCCTGCAATCTCCTTTCCCCTTGTTCAAGGAATGCCCTTCATCACGGCCCGATATGCCGGCGCGACCCCCGTCATCCGAACGGGAGTCTTCTTCAAGACGGTCACGCGGGTGACACAGGACCCCAAGCCCGGGGTTGCCAAGTTCACCTTCCAGCTTGAAGATGGCAAGATCTGGCGGCTGTATGCATATGCAACCACTGGACCCCAGCTTAATCTGCAGGTTGTCAACAATGGGCTTGCACAATCAACGCAGCCCTTCTACGGCGTCATCCAGATCGCCAAAGATCCGGGGAACGGCGAGGCCCTGCTTGACCACGCTGCTGGTGTATATCCCACAACGGTCGATTTggctggctccgtcagtggTACGACGGGCTCATACACCTTCAAGTTCGCCAAGAGTGGCCACCCTGAGGGAAACCTTGTCATGTATGCTCTGCCGCATCATGTCGCCTCGTTCGACtccacgacaagaaacgccGTTCAGCCAGTGCAGATCTTGACTCCTACCAAGGGTACCGCAACTGCGGTCTTGGCTGATCAGTGGACGATGGTTGAGGCGGAAATGCCTGTTAACATGGATTTTTCTCCGTGGAGTCCTGAACGAGGCAGCCTCACCACGCTGTCCGACAACGCACGAGTCGTAATCCGCGGGATAGCAGCCCAGGAGGTATCCCAAGACATGATGGCTCAGTCCGACTTGGATTCTATGTATTTCAGTGGAAAG GCTCTCGCTAAGTTTGCCTTGTTGATCGTAGTGATCAATGACATTCTGCAAGACCCAGCCTTGGCGCAGTCGGGTCTGAACAGGCTCAAGGCGGCTTTTGCAAGGTTTGCTGCTAACCAGCAGAGGTTCCCTTTAGTATATGAGA GCGCCTGGGGAGGCGTGGTGTCTTCGGCAACGTACGTGACGGGCAACGACGGAGCTGATTTTGGCAACACGCAATACAACGACCATCACTTTCACTACGGCTATCACATCCTAGCCGCCGCTGCTATCGCTCACCTGGATCCTGGCTGGTTGAACGAGAACAAGGATTATGTGAATGCTCTGGTGCGCGACGTCGCCAACCCCAGCACCAAGGACGCTTACTTCCCTACTTGGCGCGCATTCGACTGGTATCATGGCCACAGCTGGGCGCATGGCCTATACGCTTCGTACGATGGAAAG GACCAAGAATCAAGTTCGGAGGACATGATGCACGCCTACGCCCTTAAGATGTGGGGAGACGCCTCGGGAGACGTCATGCTCTCGATGCGAAGCAATCTGCAACTCTCCATTATCGCACGCGCTCTCCAGCACTACTATCTCTACAAGAGTGACAACGCCGTGCAGCCACCCCAGTTTATCGGAAACAAGGTGGCAGGCATCCTCTTTGAGAACAAGATCGACCACACGACCTACTTCGGCGCTAATATCGAGTTCATCCAGGGCATCCACATGATCCCCCTCCTCGCGCCCTCACCTCTTGTCCGTACCCCTGACTTCGTGCGCGAAGAGTGGGACGTGTACTTTAGCGGAGGCCGCGTCGACGGTATCGCGGGTGGCTGGAGGGGCATTATCTACGGAAACCTGGCTACCATCGACGGC